AGCGCACTACATAACCTAAAATCCCCTGTGCGTTGTTATCCAACTCTTGTTGAATATCTTCAGGTGACCAATCTGTAGACGGTGCAACAGGAATTTGTAAAATCGCATCTTGTAAATCTTCTGACGTTTCAATGCCTTTTTGAACAGCTTTTACATTCACTTCATGGTAATGCGTGGCATGTAACGTTGCTGCCGTTGGTGATGGCACCCAAGCTGTGTTAGCACCAGCTAAAGGATGGCCAATTTTTTGCTTAATCATTTCTGCCATTAAATCTGGCATTGCCCACATTCCTTTACCAATTTGCGCACGACCTTGTAAGCCGGCATTTAAACCAACAATTACATTAGATTTTTCGTATGATGTTAACCATGTTGATGTTTTCATTTCACCTTTGCGAATCATTGCGCCCGCTTCCATTGATGTATGAATTTCATCACCCGTACGATCTAAGAAACCTGTGTTAATAAAAACAACACGGTCCTTTACTTCCTTAATACATGCTTTTAAGTTTAATGATGTACGACGTTCTTCGTCCATTACACCAATTTTTAATGTATAGCGCTCTAAGCCAATTAAATCCTCTACTTTTGCAAATAATTTATTAGCAAATGCGACTTCAGCAGGACCATGCATTTTTGGTTTTACGATATAAACCGAGCCCTTTTGCGAGTTTTTATGTTGGCCATTGCCGATGACTTCATGCTTCGCGATTAAGCTCGTTACAACGCCGTCCATAATGCCCTCAGGAACCTCATTACCATCCTTATCTAAAATAGCAGGGTTTGTCATTAAATGACCTACGTTACGTATAAACATTAATGAACGGCCATTTAATGTTACCGTCTCTCCATCCACACCTGTATAGACACGGTCTGGGTTTAATGTACGTGTCATTGTCTTTGTACCCTTTTCAAATGTCGCTGCAAGGTTACCTTTCATTAAGCCTAACCAGTTTGAATACACTTCGACTTTATCCTCTGCGTCTACTGCTGCAACCGAATCCTCACAGTCCATAATTGTTGTAATCGCTGATTCTAGGTAAATATCCTTCACACCTGCTGCGTCATCCTTACCAATTGGGTGTGAACGGTCAATTTGAATTTCAATGTGTAAATCATTGTTTTTAAGTAGTACTGCAGTTGGCTCACTTGCATTCCCTTGATAGCCTACTAGTTTTTCCGGTTCTGCTAATGCTGTTTTTGTACCGTTTACTAACGTTACTTCAAGGCCACCATCTGTGATAACGTAGCTTGTTGCATCTGTATGTGAACCTTGCTGTAAGCCGGCTGCTTTATTTAAAAAGTCTTTTGCATAAGCGATTACTTTATTGCCACGAGCCGGGTTGTAACCCTTTCCAACTTCCGCCTCGTCTTCATCACTAATAACATCTGTGCCATATAATGCATCATAAAAGCTTCCCCAGCGTGCATTAGCAGCATTAATTGCATAGCGCGCGTTACTTACCGGTACAACAAGTTGCGGACCTGCTTGGATTGCAACTTCATCATCCACATTCTCTGTTTCCACCTGATAGTCTTCAATTTTTGGCTCTAAGTAACCGATGTCTTGTAAAAATGTTTTATAGCTTTCAAATTCAAAGCTGTCTTTATTTTCTATATGCCAAGCATTGATTTTCTCCTGTAACTC
The sequence above is a segment of the Solibacillus sp. FSL H8-0523 genome. Coding sequences within it:
- a CDS encoding malate synthase G translates to MTNYVNVGNLQVAEQLADFINTRVLPGSGVEQEAFWAGLDQLIHELAPENKALLAHRDELQEKINAWHIENKDSFEFESYKTFLQDIGYLEPKIEDYQVETENVDDEVAIQAGPQLVVPVSNARYAINAANARWGSFYDALYGTDVISDEDEAEVGKGYNPARGNKVIAYAKDFLNKAAGLQQGSHTDATSYVITDGGLEVTLVNGTKTALAEPEKLVGYQGNASEPTAVLLKNNDLHIEIQIDRSHPIGKDDAAGVKDIYLESAITTIMDCEDSVAAVDAEDKVEVYSNWLGLMKGNLAATFEKGTKTMTRTLNPDRVYTGVDGETVTLNGRSLMFIRNVGHLMTNPAILDKDGNEVPEGIMDGVVTSLIAKHEVIGNGQHKNSQKGSVYIVKPKMHGPAEVAFANKLFAKVEDLIGLERYTLKIGVMDEERRTSLNLKACIKEVKDRVVFINTGFLDRTGDEIHTSMEAGAMIRKGEMKTSTWLTSYEKSNVIVGLNAGLQGRAQIGKGMWAMPDLMAEMIKQKIGHPLAGANTAWVPSPTAATLHATHYHEVNVKAVQKGIETSEDLQDAILQIPVAPSTDWSPEDIQQELDNNAQGILGYVVRWVEHGVGCSKVPDINDIGLMEDRATLRISSQHVANWLHHGICTQAQVEETLARMAKVVDAQNADDPTYTPMSANYEESVAFQAASELVFKGYEQPSGYTEPILHKKRIEAKAKQKVNA